In Marivirga salinae, a single window of DNA contains:
- a CDS encoding HlyD family secretion protein translates to MLNISPYSIKDKVNTDKYRSFGLFKEIRADKVLKRLLIIFFLLFLGVSFLPWTQNIRGNGQVTALSPSHRPQELNSMIDGRIEEWYVQEGDRVEKGDTVLFIREIKDEYFDPQLLERTQEQITAKRQSLGFYQEKIEALGSQIKAIEENRGLKLRQAKNYLRQAELKIQADSIDYEAAQINLNIAEKQFSRQKELYDEGLKSLTDLELRTSKYQEALAKKISMESKLLSSRNQYLNAKIELNSIYNEYTDKLQKARSELFSTRSMLQDAQAEVVKMENQLTNYQVRFGFYYVTAPQNGYITRAVSTGIGENIKAGESLVSIMPADIEYAVEMYIMPRDLPLFNVGNDVRLIFDGWPSIVFSGWPIVTYGTFGGEVVAIDRFISSNGKYRVLIAQDPEEPEWPEALRVGGGTSGLALLDIVPVWYEIWRQINGFPPNFYTPENTGQSSEENKLERKAKK, encoded by the coding sequence ATGCTTAACATAAGTCCATATTCTATAAAAGATAAGGTCAATACTGACAAGTACCGATCTTTTGGTCTGTTCAAAGAAATAAGAGCTGATAAGGTTTTAAAACGCCTGTTAATAATTTTCTTTTTGTTGTTTCTTGGTGTCTCTTTCTTGCCTTGGACTCAAAACATACGTGGAAACGGACAAGTCACAGCTCTTTCGCCATCTCACCGTCCCCAAGAATTGAATTCCATGATTGATGGGAGAATAGAAGAATGGTATGTTCAAGAAGGAGATAGAGTAGAAAAAGGTGATACGGTTCTGTTTATTAGAGAGATAAAAGATGAGTATTTTGATCCTCAATTACTTGAAAGAACTCAAGAGCAAATCACTGCTAAAAGACAATCTTTAGGTTTTTACCAGGAAAAAATTGAAGCCTTAGGCAGTCAAATAAAGGCCATTGAAGAAAATAGAGGTCTTAAATTGAGACAAGCTAAAAACTACCTTAGACAAGCTGAATTAAAAATTCAAGCCGACAGCATTGATTATGAAGCTGCTCAGATCAATTTAAATATTGCTGAAAAACAATTCAGCAGACAAAAAGAACTTTACGATGAAGGTTTAAAATCATTAACTGATTTAGAATTGAGAACTTCCAAATATCAGGAAGCTTTAGCCAAAAAAATCAGTATGGAAAGCAAATTGCTAAGTAGTAGAAATCAATATTTGAATGCTAAAATTGAGCTGAATTCCATTTATAATGAATATACAGATAAGCTTCAAAAAGCACGCTCTGAATTGTTCAGTACTCGATCTATGTTGCAAGATGCACAAGCAGAAGTAGTAAAAATGGAAAACCAATTGACCAATTACCAAGTTCGATTTGGTTTTTATTATGTTACAGCCCCACAAAATGGCTATATTACTCGAGCTGTAAGCACTGGAATTGGTGAAAATATTAAAGCGGGTGAATCATTAGTTTCGATTATGCCAGCAGATATAGAATATGCAGTTGAAATGTATATTATGCCAAGAGATTTGCCTCTTTTTAATGTTGGAAATGATGTCAGATTAATTTTTGACGGATGGCCTTCTATTGTTTTCTCAGGTTGGCCGATTGTAACTTACGGTACTTTCGGAGGCGAAGTAGTGGCTATAGATCGGTTCATCAGTTCGAATGGAAAATATAGAGTTTTAATTGCACAAGATCCTGAAGAACCTGAATGGCCAGAAGCCTTACGAGTTGGCGGTGGCACCAGTGGATTAGCATTATTGGATATTGTTCCCGTATGGTATGAGATATGGAGACAAATAAATGGTTTTCCACCAAATTTTTATACTCCTGAAAACACAGGACAATCTAGTGAAGAAAATAAATTGGAAAGAAAAGCTAAAAAATGA
- a CDS encoding TolC family protein has translation MISKLKHIIISISYLFLFNSYLQAQETLISDQLSEQEFLSLVMENHPLIQQARNLREMGDFAVLAAKGNFDPELFSKNKQKYYDQKNYYQYSESGISLPTRTGITFQGGYDWTAGEYLSNEATLPNDGLWYAGVSVPVLQGLFIDDRRAALQTAFVDRRVFENEAQLLLIDILLEGSNYYWQFAKFQYQKRVIEDAIELATDNFQNYKTSYEQGDKPAIDTLEASIQLQNLTIQNQQLAVDLANAKLNLFSFLWGKEQPIEESELKASAINNISQNKIDSLRANLPIFIQEHPAIRESEFKIQRLQIENRLKKEKLKPKLNLEYNLLQDPAGNISEIQGLDNYKWGLSFSMPLFLRQSRGELRMNEIKLENTNFELQQKQLSIRNKARQYENTFENITQQLETYQNIVIQYESLLKAELRKFEIGESSIFLINYRQMSLVNARMKYIELQAKYRLYYRQWLHSLGAKPELWVEN, from the coding sequence ATGATTAGCAAATTAAAACATATAATCATTTCAATAAGCTACCTGTTTTTATTTAATTCTTACTTACAGGCTCAGGAAACTTTGATTTCAGATCAATTAAGCGAACAGGAATTCCTTTCATTAGTAATGGAAAACCATCCACTTATTCAACAAGCCCGAAATTTAAGAGAAATGGGTGATTTTGCCGTGCTGGCAGCCAAAGGAAATTTTGACCCAGAACTCTTCTCCAAAAACAAGCAAAAATATTACGATCAAAAAAACTATTATCAGTATAGTGAATCAGGAATTAGCTTACCAACAAGGACTGGAATTACTTTTCAAGGCGGATATGACTGGACAGCTGGCGAGTATTTAAGTAATGAAGCTACTTTACCTAATGATGGTTTGTGGTATGCTGGTGTAAGCGTTCCCGTTTTACAAGGTTTATTTATTGATGACAGAAGAGCTGCACTTCAAACAGCCTTTGTAGATAGAAGAGTATTTGAAAATGAAGCCCAACTTTTGCTTATTGATATTTTGTTGGAAGGAAGTAATTACTACTGGCAATTTGCCAAATTTCAATATCAAAAAAGAGTAATTGAAGATGCTATTGAATTGGCTACTGATAATTTTCAAAACTATAAGACTTCTTATGAACAAGGAGATAAACCTGCAATTGATACGTTGGAAGCTTCCATTCAGCTTCAAAATCTGACTATTCAAAACCAGCAGTTAGCCGTTGATTTAGCAAATGCTAAGCTGAATCTATTTTCATTTCTATGGGGAAAAGAGCAGCCAATAGAAGAATCCGAATTGAAAGCATCCGCGATCAACAATATTTCTCAAAATAAAATAGACAGCCTACGGGCTAATTTACCAATTTTCATACAAGAGCATCCTGCAATTAGAGAAAGTGAGTTTAAAATTCAGAGACTTCAAATTGAAAATCGATTAAAGAAGGAAAAGCTTAAGCCAAAATTGAATTTAGAATATAATCTATTGCAAGACCCTGCTGGTAATATCTCTGAAATTCAGGGTTTGGATAATTATAAGTGGGGCCTAAGCTTTAGCATGCCTTTATTTTTAAGACAGTCCAGAGGTGAGCTGAGAATGAACGAAATCAAACTGGAAAATACCAATTTTGAGTTGCAACAAAAGCAACTTTCCATTCGAAATAAAGCTAGGCAATATGAAAACACATTTGAAAATATTACACAACAGCTAGAGACTTATCAAAATATTGTGATCCAGTATGAAAGTCTTTTAAAAGCCGAATTAAGAAAGTTTGAAATTGGAGAAAGCAGTATATTCCTCATAAACTACCGTCAGATGAGCCTAGTCAATGCCAGAATGAAATACATTGAACTACAGGCCAAATACAGATTATATTACCGTCAGTGGTTGCATAGTTTGGGAGCTAAGCCTGAATTGTGGGTGGAGAATTAA
- a CDS encoding carboxypeptidase-like regulatory domain-containing protein: MLSIVKIAVIILIALSLPKYANSQVTVQGVVISENNEAVPYATVRLKSNEERGTITNLDGYFKINLDSESDTLLISHVGEGTFMNAICQTLELDTFRLSNRGMVLKEIRVTPYSMFNAKDSVTKALKLFDSNHWQDSLQLSAFYREYGAQNDKWGRFFEADLSIQHFGSLFLNDDIKISVNQARKSIDEFENTKSSTNPHFILYRPLKFKFLEQEFEYMGLESYSDKWVYVIRFYNDTKGSEYKGKLYLDSEDLSFIEIHAKLSERGANKVRNKGWGKIDDQIVRYKNYRRKNDIVIKFKDYKNKQILSAIINNGIWTVESKNAKVVYDYSSNFLVTGLKEQFEPLQESATIPKTKDLLSKNYEYDESFWSNYNHLIADKKQREILSHLTPVR; this comes from the coding sequence ATGTTGTCGATAGTAAAAATTGCTGTTATCATTTTGATCGCATTATCATTACCTAAATATGCAAATAGTCAAGTTACTGTTCAAGGTGTTGTGATTTCAGAGAATAATGAAGCAGTGCCCTATGCCACAGTTCGCTTGAAATCAAATGAGGAAAGGGGCACAATCACCAATCTCGATGGCTATTTCAAAATCAATCTTGATTCAGAATCAGATACACTACTAATTTCCCATGTTGGTGAGGGAACATTCATGAACGCCATTTGCCAAACATTGGAGCTTGATACTTTTAGGTTAAGCAATAGGGGGATGGTGTTAAAGGAGATAAGGGTAACCCCTTATAGTATGTTCAATGCAAAAGATTCAGTAACGAAAGCCCTAAAATTATTTGACAGTAATCATTGGCAAGATAGCCTTCAATTAAGTGCATTTTATCGTGAATATGGAGCACAAAATGACAAGTGGGGAAGATTTTTTGAAGCGGATTTAAGCATTCAACATTTTGGATCACTCTTTTTAAATGATGACATTAAAATATCGGTTAATCAGGCCAGAAAAAGCATAGATGAATTTGAAAATACAAAAAGTTCTACCAACCCCCATTTTATACTGTACAGACCTTTAAAATTCAAATTCCTTGAACAAGAATTTGAATATATGGGATTAGAAAGTTATTCCGATAAGTGGGTTTACGTAATTCGTTTTTATAACGACACAAAAGGTAGTGAGTATAAAGGTAAACTTTACCTCGATTCAGAAGATTTATCTTTTATAGAGATTCATGCAAAGCTGTCAGAACGAGGAGCTAATAAAGTTCGCAATAAAGGTTGGGGAAAAATTGATGACCAAATCGTTCGCTACAAAAACTATAGGAGAAAAAATGATATTGTGATTAAATTTAAAGATTACAAAAATAAACAAATTCTTAGCGCAATTATAAATAATGGTATATGGACTGTAGAGAGTAAAAATGCTAAAGTAGTGTATGATTATTCATCCAATTTTTTAGTTACCGGCCTGAAAGAGCAATTTGAACCACTTCAAGAATCTGCCACAATCCCAAAAACCAAAGACTTGTTATCCAAAAATTACGAATATGATGAGTCGTTTTGGAGCAACTACAACCATCTGATTGCGGATAAAAAACAGAGGGAAATTCTTAGCCATTTAACTCCCGTTCGATAA
- the asnB gene encoding asparagine synthase (glutamine-hydrolyzing), which translates to MCGITGVFAFNEIGRFNLPNISLATETLEHRGPDFQKVFVGDFVALGHRRLSIIDLNPQANQPMSAEDGRYQLVFNGEIYNYKLLRQELESKGVQFKTESDTEVLLQLLIHEGKDALNKLNGFFAFSFYDQQKEEMLVARDRYGIKPLYYLEDEDRFIFASELKAILKFGIEKTIDTNSLYTYLQLNYLPAPMSMVKGVKKLMPGQYAVVKKKSVEINSYYELKNTFEKDFQGNYEDAQVQLKALMEKAVERRLVADVPLGTFLSGGVDSSIISAIASKKVDGLHTFSIGYKGNSYFDETEYANAVAKHIGSKHQVFSLSLDDLYGYLPKMLKSFSEPFADSSALPVYALSQLTKENVTVALSGDGADELFAGYNKHAALYRLWHPGVKEKMVNALRPLWNILPKSRNNPFGNISRQLKKFADASQLDIQSQYWLLASLQNARKSTDLLSNAVLEDIDFEGFDLWKEQLLSTLNTKSINQSLQLDQELVLQGDMLQKVDLMSMQHALEVRVPFLDHELVAFANSLPEEFKVNGKRKKMILQDTFRDIMPEKIYNRPKHGFEVPLLDWLRKDLKLDIENKWLDKERIEKQEVFDWEGVQALKKKLFSSNPEDSHAHIWALIVFQGWWEGYMD; encoded by the coding sequence ATGTGCGGCATAACAGGAGTATTTGCATTTAATGAAATTGGTAGGTTTAACCTTCCCAATATTTCATTGGCTACGGAAACATTAGAACACCGTGGACCTGATTTCCAAAAAGTTTTTGTGGGTGATTTTGTGGCTTTGGGTCATAGAAGATTATCCATTATTGACTTAAATCCACAGGCAAATCAACCGATGTCCGCAGAGGATGGTCGCTATCAATTAGTATTTAATGGCGAAATTTATAATTACAAACTTCTGCGCCAAGAACTTGAAAGCAAAGGAGTTCAATTTAAAACAGAATCTGATACTGAAGTTTTATTGCAATTATTGATTCATGAGGGAAAAGATGCTCTAAATAAACTTAATGGTTTTTTTGCTTTTTCCTTCTATGATCAACAAAAGGAAGAAATGCTGGTAGCTCGAGATAGGTACGGAATCAAACCACTTTATTATTTGGAAGATGAAGACCGTTTTATTTTTGCCAGTGAATTAAAAGCTATTCTCAAATTTGGGATTGAAAAAACCATAGACACCAATTCTCTCTATACTTATCTACAATTAAATTATTTGCCAGCTCCTATGAGCATGGTGAAAGGCGTAAAGAAATTAATGCCGGGTCAATATGCAGTTGTTAAAAAGAAATCAGTTGAAATCAATTCCTATTATGAATTGAAAAATACTTTTGAAAAGGATTTTCAAGGCAATTATGAAGACGCCCAAGTTCAACTGAAAGCCTTAATGGAAAAAGCTGTTGAGCGAAGATTAGTTGCAGATGTTCCTTTAGGCACATTTTTAAGCGGTGGGGTCGATTCTTCCATCATATCAGCAATTGCCTCTAAAAAAGTAGATGGATTGCATACATTCTCCATTGGCTATAAAGGAAATTCATATTTTGATGAAACCGAATATGCTAATGCTGTGGCAAAGCATATTGGCTCTAAACATCAAGTGTTTTCTTTAAGCTTAGATGATTTGTATGGCTATTTGCCCAAAATGCTTAAAAGTTTTTCCGAGCCTTTTGCCGATAGTTCTGCTTTGCCTGTTTATGCTTTAAGCCAACTGACCAAAGAAAATGTTACGGTTGCTTTATCAGGAGATGGGGCAGATGAACTCTTTGCAGGATATAATAAACATGCTGCTTTATACAGACTCTGGCACCCCGGAGTTAAAGAAAAAATGGTTAACGCATTACGTCCACTATGGAATATATTACCCAAGTCCAGAAATAATCCATTTGGAAATATAAGTAGACAATTAAAGAAATTTGCTGATGCCTCTCAACTCGATATTCAATCACAATATTGGTTGTTGGCAAGCTTGCAAAATGCACGAAAAAGTACAGATTTATTATCGAATGCCGTTTTAGAAGACATTGATTTTGAGGGGTTCGATTTATGGAAAGAGCAATTGCTTTCAACTCTCAACACTAAATCTATCAATCAATCTTTACAATTAGATCAAGAATTGGTTCTTCAAGGAGATATGCTACAAAAGGTAGATTTAATGAGCATGCAACATGCGCTAGAAGTTCGGGTTCCATTTCTAGACCATGAATTAGTAGCTTTTGCCAACAGCCTGCCAGAAGAATTCAAAGTGAATGGCAAAAGGAAGAAAATGATTCTTCAGGATACTTTCAGAGATATTATGCCTGAAAAAATTTATAATCGACCAAAACATGGTTTTGAAGTTCCTCTATTAGATTGGCTCAGAAAAGACTTAAAATTAGATATTGAAAACAAATGGCTGGACAAAGAGCGAATTGAGAAGCAAGAGGTTTTTGATTGGGAAGGCGTTCAAGCACTAAAAAAGAAGCTGTTTTCCAGTAATCCTGAAGATAGTCACGCCCATATTTGGGCACTGATTGTTTTTCAAGGGTGGTGGGAAGGGTATATGGATTAA
- a CDS encoding cation diffusion facilitator family transporter: MKKESRLKWVILLNVIITVSQIIGGIVGNSMALISDAMHNFSDVAALTISLVAIVLAKKEATYSKSFGYKRAEVLAAFVNSAFIIAVAIYIIVESVQRLQITQTLEINNDLVIWLAGIAIIANGLSVVFLAKDAKNSMNMKSAFLHLLSDTLFSVAVLGGGLAMKYYGVTWVDGVLSILIGVYLIATSWQLLWSSTKILLQFVPEGINIPLLVKEVEQLKEVKNIHHIHVWQLDEYTIHLEAHVDLKEDLNVSHTHEIQKKIEELLHTNFSIGHITLQFEHGLEENKKLIQ; encoded by the coding sequence ATGAAAAAAGAAAGCAGGCTTAAGTGGGTAATATTGCTCAATGTTATCATTACAGTTTCTCAGATAATCGGTGGAATTGTGGGAAATTCCATGGCATTGATTTCCGATGCCATGCACAATTTCAGTGATGTAGCTGCGCTTACAATAAGCTTAGTAGCAATTGTTTTAGCAAAGAAAGAAGCTACTTACAGCAAATCATTTGGTTATAAAAGAGCAGAGGTTTTAGCAGCTTTCGTTAATTCTGCTTTTATTATTGCCGTAGCAATTTATATAATTGTGGAAAGTGTTCAACGCTTACAAATAACCCAAACGCTTGAAATAAATAATGACTTAGTGATTTGGTTAGCGGGGATTGCTATAATTGCCAATGGATTAAGTGTTGTGTTTTTAGCAAAAGACGCAAAGAATAGCATGAATATGAAATCTGCTTTCTTGCATTTGCTTTCCGATACTTTATTTTCTGTAGCAGTTTTAGGTGGAGGTTTAGCGATGAAATATTATGGCGTCACTTGGGTAGATGGTGTTTTATCTATTTTAATTGGGGTTTATTTAATTGCTACTTCATGGCAATTGTTGTGGAGCTCTACAAAAATCTTATTACAATTTGTACCAGAAGGAATCAACATCCCATTATTGGTTAAGGAAGTTGAACAATTAAAAGAAGTAAAAAACATCCATCATATCCACGTATGGCAATTGGACGAATATACTATTCATTTGGAAGCGCATGTAGATTTAAAGGAAGATTTAAATGTGAGCCATACGCATGAAATTCAGAAAAAGATTGAAGAATTATTGCATACCAATTTCTCCATTGGGCATATTACTTTGCAGTTTGAACACGGTTTAGAGGAAAATAAGAAATTGATTCAGTAA
- a CDS encoding CocE/NonD family hydrolase codes for MKKHILLFIGFCLFLSPSALAQEEENSYVKENYNKEEVYIPMRDGTRLYTAIYTPKEKGKHPIMMQRTCYSIAPYGPDQYKRSLGPSQYLMEDKFIFVYQDVRGRWMSEGKFTNMTPNIPGNKHKKEADESSDTYDTIEWLLKHLKGKTNGKVGQWGISYPGFYTAAALPDAHPALKASSPQAPIGDFFFDDFHHNGAYLQSYTAAYPVFGYQTEEPTTESWYSEAFARMRTANAIDGYDYHLDMGPLKNITEKLHFDNEFWEQTVEHPNYDEFWQKRSIIPHLDDIDHAVMTVGGWYDAEDLYGPLNIYKTIEKTSPDAYNTIVFGPWSHGDWAREKGFQAVNHIYFGDSISTFYQKEIERTFFNHFLRDGKGKPNLPEAYMFDTGLKEWQKFDVWPPQIPKTSLGFAQNGKLLINDEGSNEDEFSYVSDPAKPVPYTSFTEPLSFTPRAYMTDDQQHAARRPDVLVWESDELEDDLTLAGEIAAKLKVAISSTDADFIVKIIDVYPGAHESYEHNPENIVMGNYQQLVRAEVFRGRFRDSFADPKPFVPNEEDEVEIALQDILHTFKKGHKVMVQIHSTWFPYIDRNPQKYVDNIYKAEEEDFIKATITVKGDSKIEIGELETTPQSLQLELDK; via the coding sequence ATGAAGAAACATATTTTATTATTTATCGGCTTTTGCCTGTTTTTAAGTCCTTCTGCTTTGGCTCAAGAAGAAGAAAACAGTTATGTAAAGGAGAATTATAACAAAGAGGAAGTTTACATTCCTATGAGAGATGGCACTCGTCTTTATACTGCCATATACACACCTAAAGAAAAAGGGAAGCATCCGATCATGATGCAGAGAACATGTTACAGTATTGCACCCTATGGTCCTGATCAGTATAAGCGTTCTTTAGGACCATCTCAATATTTAATGGAAGATAAATTTATTTTTGTTTATCAGGATGTGAGAGGAAGATGGATGTCGGAAGGTAAATTCACCAACATGACTCCTAATATTCCCGGAAATAAGCACAAAAAAGAAGCTGATGAAAGTTCTGATACTTATGATACAATAGAATGGTTATTGAAACATTTGAAAGGAAAAACAAATGGAAAAGTGGGGCAGTGGGGCATTAGCTACCCAGGTTTTTATACAGCTGCAGCATTACCAGATGCTCATCCAGCCTTAAAGGCAAGTTCACCTCAAGCACCAATTGGAGATTTTTTCTTTGACGATTTCCATCACAATGGAGCTTATTTGCAAAGTTATACAGCAGCCTATCCTGTTTTTGGTTACCAAACAGAAGAGCCAACAACAGAATCTTGGTATAGTGAAGCTTTTGCTAGAATGAGAACTGCTAATGCCATAGATGGCTATGATTACCATCTTGACATGGGGCCATTAAAAAACATTACCGAAAAGTTACACTTTGATAATGAGTTCTGGGAACAAACGGTAGAGCATCCAAATTATGATGAGTTCTGGCAGAAAAGAAGTATTATTCCACACTTGGATGATATTGACCATGCTGTGATGACTGTTGGTGGATGGTACGATGCAGAGGATCTATATGGCCCTTTAAATATTTACAAGACTATTGAAAAAACTAGTCCTGATGCTTATAACACCATCGTTTTTGGTCCATGGAGCCATGGTGATTGGGCTAGGGAAAAAGGCTTTCAAGCTGTAAATCATATTTATTTTGGTGATAGTATTTCTACTTTCTACCAGAAAGAAATAGAAAGAACTTTTTTCAATCATTTTTTGAGAGATGGAAAAGGAAAACCTAATTTACCAGAAGCTTATATGTTTGATACTGGTTTGAAAGAATGGCAAAAATTCGATGTTTGGCCACCACAAATCCCAAAAACTTCTTTAGGATTTGCTCAAAACGGAAAACTCTTAATTAATGATGAAGGCAGCAATGAAGACGAGTTCAGTTATGTTTCAGATCCAGCCAAACCAGTTCCTTATACTTCCTTTACGGAGCCTTTATCATTTACGCCTCGTGCATATATGACGGATGACCAGCAACATGCTGCTCGAAGACCAGATGTTTTGGTTTGGGAATCGGATGAATTGGAAGATGATTTAACCTTAGCAGGGGAAATTGCCGCTAAATTGAAAGTTGCCATTTCTTCTACTGATGCTGATTTCATAGTAAAAATCATTGATGTATATCCTGGTGCGCATGAAAGCTATGAGCATAATCCCGAAAATATTGTGATGGGAAATTATCAGCAATTGGTAAGAGCGGAAGTTTTCAGAGGAAGATTTAGAGACAGTTTTGCTGACCCTAAACCATTTGTTCCCAATGAGGAAGATGAAGTAGAAATAGCACTGCAAGATATTCTTCACACTTTCAAAAAAGGACATAAAGTGATGGTGCAAATACACAGTACTTGGTTCCCTTATATTGATAGAAATCCTCAAAAATACGTGGATAATATCTATAAAGCCGAGGAAGAGGATTTTATTAAAGCCACAATAACTGTAAAAGGAGATTCAAAAATTGAGATTGGAGAGTTAGAAACAACACCACAATCTTTACAATTAGAGTTGGACAAATAA
- a CDS encoding ABC transporter ATP-binding protein, translating into MNHILAVQNLSKTYKSGEKSLTVLSDINFEIEPGSSCAIIGPSGSGKTTLLGLCAGLDEAGTGSVTLDDKQLEKLSEDERAAVRNASVGFIFQSFNLLPTLTALENVMVPLELLGKKNVKPIAVDLLQKVGLGDRMHHYASQLSGGEQQRVSIARAFANQPKILFADEPTGNLDQETGETIEALIFNLNKELGTTLVLVTHDPDLAKRTDRILQLKGGKLIKDTLTTEEA; encoded by the coding sequence ATGAATCATATTTTAGCAGTTCAAAACCTAAGTAAAACCTATAAATCAGGAGAGAAATCATTAACAGTACTTTCGGATATTAATTTCGAAATAGAACCGGGCAGCAGTTGTGCCATTATTGGGCCATCTGGTAGCGGTAAAACTACTTTACTTGGATTATGTGCTGGATTGGATGAAGCCGGAACAGGCTCAGTTACCCTAGATGATAAGCAATTAGAAAAATTATCTGAAGACGAAAGAGCTGCTGTTCGAAATGCTTCAGTAGGATTTATTTTTCAAAGCTTTAATTTATTACCCACTCTTACTGCTTTGGAAAATGTGATGGTGCCATTGGAATTATTGGGCAAGAAGAACGTTAAACCAATTGCTGTTGATTTGCTTCAAAAAGTAGGCTTGGGGGACAGAATGCATCATTATGCTTCTCAACTTTCAGGAGGTGAGCAACAAAGAGTTTCCATTGCAAGGGCTTTTGCCAACCAACCTAAAATATTATTTGCTGATGAGCCAACTGGAAACTTGGATCAGGAAACTGGAGAAACCATTGAAGCTCTTATCTTTAATCTGAATAAAGAATTAGGTACTACTTTGGTTTTAGTAACTCACGATCCTGATTTAGCAAAGAGAACTGACCGAATCCTCCAGCTCAAAGGAGGAAAACTTATCAAAGATACTTTAACTACAGAAGAAGCTTAA